The Arachis duranensis cultivar V14167 chromosome 2, aradu.V14167.gnm2.J7QH, whole genome shotgun sequence genome has a window encoding:
- the LOC107474632 gene encoding uncharacterized protein LOC107474632, translated as MTRAYGGKGRKRKLAEPKYDRQEDQDYHQEDQQPQPKRQEPEQQQQQQPADNNEELPGIPIAPTELQTDKPNVIFILEKASLEVAKVGKTYQLLNSDEHGHFLRKNNKNPGDYRPDITHQALLSILDSPLNKAGRLRAVYIKTEKGVLIEVKPYVRIPRTFKRFSGVMLELLQKLSISAAGKREKLLRAIKNPVTQYLPLNSRKIGLSYSSDKLVTMRDYVSTIPSNTDLVFVVGAMAHGKIETDYTEDYIAISGYPLSAAYCIARICNALEDLWKIL; from the exons ATGACGAGGGCATACGGCGGGAAGGGGCGGAAGCGAAAGCTAGCTGAGCCCAAATACGACCGCCAGGAAGATCAAGATTACCACCAAGAAGACCAGCAACCGCAGCCAAAGCGCCAAGAAccagaacaacaacaacaacaacaacccgCTGATAACAACGAAGAACTGCCGGGCATCCCAATTGCCCCAACCGAACTTCAAACTGACAAGCCCAACGTCATCTTCATCCTCGAAAAGGCTTCTTTGGAGGTCGCCAAAGTTGGCAag ACTTATCAGCTCTTGAACTCGGATGAACATGGCCATTTCCTCCGAAAGAATAACAAGAACCCCGGTGATTATAGGCCTGACATTACGCATCAG GCTCTTCTATCTATTTTGGATAGCCCACTGAATAAGGCTGGGAGGTTGCGTGCAGTTTATATAAAGACTGAAAAAGGTGTTCTTATAGAGGTTAAGCCATATGTTCGTATTCCCAGAACATTTAAGCGGTTCTCTGGTGTTATGT TGGAACTGCTGCAAAAATTGAGCATATCTGCTGCTGGCAAGCGTGAGAAGCTTCTACGCGCAATAAAAAACCCTGTAACCCAGTATTTGCCTCTTAACTCTCGAAAAATAG GTCTCTCCTACAGTTCAGACAAGCTGGTAACCATGAGGGACTATGTATCAACTATACCCAGTAATACAGACCTTGTCTTTGTG GTGGGAGCAATGGCCCATGGGAAAATTGAGACAGATTATACAGAGGACTACATAGCAA TATCTGGATACCCTCTAAGTGCTGCTTACTGTATCGCGAGAATATGTAATGCCCTCGAGGATCTGTGGAAAATATTGTGA